The proteins below are encoded in one region of Simkaniaceae bacterium:
- the nqrB gene encoding NADH:ubiquinone reductase (Na(+)-transporting) subunit B, producing MIINRLLTEWAEKCRSHPKLKTLTPLINAIDSFIAEVPLTAKNPPFIHDHFDVKRMMMLVIFALLPCTFMAILNSGVQSFIFGSGDANIMKSYLEASHSFSGYFSFVYAHFGSIIKLGAIAFLPILAISYMVGGFWEVLFATIRGHEISEGLLVTGILYALILPSTLPYWMVAVGVSAGVILAKEIFGGTGMNILNPALACRCFLYFAFPNKMTGNVWVGTNPTHIKNSLMTMNQQIDTTSLDGFSQASYLNTMSIGDEIKRIHIDAIGEHWNHLTPTNDLLAHQFQFYQKAHDLSQALPDLNIPQLQSFLTAPLKEGGLALANDAFVNAYHFAELKFGQGIMNDANLFFGNMLGSFGETSKFACLLGAIFLIITGVASFRTMLSVVIGALFTAACFQIGSHVIGPYGGAFNPAKFDFPVLKQLLLGGLAFGLVFMATDPVSSPYTKSAKWVYGFVIGALTIIIRLINPAFPEGVMLAILFGNVFAPLFDRMALKHFRRKRNVAKFS from the coding sequence ATGATAATCAACCGACTTTTGACAGAATGGGCCGAAAAATGCCGCTCCCACCCTAAATTAAAAACACTGACGCCCCTTATCAATGCCATTGATTCTTTTATTGCCGAAGTCCCCCTCACGGCCAAAAACCCTCCCTTTATCCATGATCATTTTGATGTCAAACGGATGATGATGCTCGTCATCTTTGCCCTCCTTCCCTGCACCTTCATGGCGATTCTCAATAGCGGTGTCCAATCATTTATTTTTGGATCGGGCGATGCAAATATCATGAAGAGCTACCTTGAGGCCTCTCACTCCTTTTCCGGATATTTTTCGTTTGTCTATGCCCATTTTGGCTCGATTATTAAACTCGGGGCCATTGCGTTCCTTCCTATCCTTGCCATTTCATATATGGTAGGAGGTTTTTGGGAAGTGCTTTTTGCTACAATAAGGGGACATGAAATTTCAGAGGGATTGCTCGTTACGGGAATTCTTTATGCCTTGATTCTCCCTTCGACACTCCCTTATTGGATGGTTGCTGTTGGCGTTTCGGCAGGTGTCATTTTAGCAAAAGAAATTTTTGGAGGCACCGGGATGAATATTTTAAATCCCGCTCTAGCCTGCCGCTGCTTTCTGTATTTCGCCTTTCCCAATAAAATGACCGGTAACGTATGGGTAGGGACCAATCCAACGCATATTAAAAACAGTCTTATGACGATGAATCAGCAAATCGATACGACGTCTCTTGATGGTTTTTCCCAAGCAAGCTATCTCAACACAATGAGCATCGGCGATGAAATTAAGCGCATCCATATTGATGCAATCGGCGAGCATTGGAATCACCTCACTCCGACCAATGATCTTTTAGCACACCAATTCCAATTTTATCAAAAAGCACATGACTTATCACAAGCCCTACCCGACCTCAATATTCCTCAACTTCAATCATTCCTCACAGCCCCATTAAAAGAAGGGGGCCTTGCTCTAGCAAACGATGCCTTTGTGAATGCATACCACTTTGCCGAGCTCAAGTTTGGTCAGGGAATTATGAACGATGCCAATCTCTTTTTTGGCAACATGCTCGGATCCTTTGGTGAAACATCGAAATTCGCTTGTCTTCTCGGAGCTATTTTTCTGATCATAACCGGCGTTGCCTCTTTTCGAACCATGCTCTCTGTTGTCATTGGGGCTCTTTTTACGGCGGCTTGTTTCCAAATTGGAAGTCATGTCATTGGGCCCTATGGAGGTGCCTTTAACCCTGCAAAATTTGATTTTCCTGTTTTAAAACAACTTTTATTAGGCGGACTTGCTTTTGGACTTGTCTTCATGGCAACGGATCCCGTTTCTTCTCCGTATACCAAATCCGCCAAATGGGTTTATGGATTTGTGATAGGGGCTTTAACGATCATTATTCGACTGATTAATCCCGCTTTTCCGGAAGGGGTCATGCTCGCTATTTTATTTGGCAATGTCTTTGCTCCCTTGTTTGATCGCATGGCTCTAAAGCACTTTAGGAGGAAACGCAATGTCGCAAAATTCAGCTAA
- the nqrC gene encoding NADH:ubiquinone reductase (Na(+)-transporting) subunit C, which produces MSQNSAKFSNRYIILFVSIVCFICALILSIFAAALKPLQEREEILYQSKQLLISAKILNDAGSFLIKNEAGQYIPAHFDPKEQKLIPNPPGTHYKASKNDIFSLQQLRVVPHLTDIQGNVFSFKEKKIDYETYLKEHQKYGYADLPNKLVYFIYPNIATSLLKKELDQLTPIGYVIPINGYGLWDAIYGYLAIEANANTVIGTTWYDQKETPGLGANIATPQWQKQFYGKHIFRENAQGQTNYQTSKLGITVVKTTVKDELGDSPFAISAVDGIAGASETRKGVQAAYFDSLAPYRPFLIKAHQRYLGEHSQ; this is translated from the coding sequence ATGTCGCAAAATTCAGCTAAGTTTTCCAACCGCTATATTATTCTCTTTGTCTCAATCGTCTGTTTTATTTGCGCTTTGATCCTCTCTATTTTCGCCGCCGCCCTAAAGCCTTTGCAAGAGAGGGAAGAAATCCTTTATCAAAGCAAGCAACTGCTGATTTCCGCTAAGATTCTCAATGATGCCGGCTCTTTTTTAATTAAAAATGAAGCCGGCCAATATATTCCCGCGCATTTCGATCCAAAAGAACAAAAACTAATTCCCAATCCACCCGGCACTCATTATAAGGCGAGTAAAAATGATATTTTTTCTCTGCAGCAATTGCGCGTTGTTCCTCATCTAACTGATATCCAAGGAAATGTCTTTTCTTTTAAAGAAAAGAAAATCGATTACGAAACCTATTTAAAAGAACATCAAAAATACGGTTATGCCGACTTGCCCAATAAGCTTGTCTATTTTATCTATCCCAATATTGCAACATCCTTGCTAAAAAAAGAACTCGATCAACTCACTCCCATAGGATATGTCATTCCTATCAATGGCTATGGATTATGGGATGCCATTTATGGGTATCTTGCGATTGAGGCCAATGCCAATACGGTCATCGGAACCACTTGGTATGATCAAAAAGAGACACCCGGCCTTGGCGCTAATATTGCAACGCCTCAATGGCAAAAACAATTTTATGGGAAACACATTTTCCGCGAAAATGCACAGGGCCAAACCAACTATCAAACATCTAAGCTAGGCATTACAGTTGTGAAAACGACGGTTAAAGATGAACTCGGGGATTCGCCCTTTGCCATCAGTGCCGTAGATGGCATTGCCGGAGCGAGTGAAACACGCAAAGGCGTACAAGCAGCCTACTTCGACTCGCTTGCCCCCTATCGCCCTTTTTTAATTAAAGCACACCAGCGCTACTTGGGAGAACATTCTCAATGA
- the nqrD gene encoding NADH:ubiquinone reductase (Na(+)-transporting) subunit D, with protein sequence MKKRPSLHAFLNPLWHDNQILVAVLGICSALAVTIKVSIALVMGISVMFVTSFSCLFVSFLRKKTPDSVRMITQLAIISLFVIIVDQILKAFSYEISKTLSVFVGLIITNCIVMGRCESNAKNVTPGPAFFDGLGAATGYACVLFIIGTIREIFAFGTFLSLQVIPLSWYASPLYPDRYENSNIMALAPSAFFIIGGMIWIYNTINDRTSSSVKK encoded by the coding sequence ATGAAAAAAAGACCTTCACTCCATGCCTTTCTCAATCCTCTCTGGCATGACAATCAAATTCTTGTCGCCGTGCTCGGAATCTGCTCAGCACTTGCGGTCACAATCAAAGTGAGTATTGCCCTAGTTATGGGAATCAGTGTGATGTTTGTAACCTCTTTTTCCTGTCTATTTGTCTCTTTCCTTCGCAAAAAGACCCCTGATAGCGTTCGAATGATTACTCAGCTTGCCATTATCTCTCTCTTTGTCATCATTGTCGATCAAATCTTAAAGGCCTTTTCTTATGAAATTTCAAAAACTCTTTCCGTATTTGTCGGCCTCATTATTACAAACTGCATTGTAATGGGCCGCTGTGAAAGCAATGCCAAAAACGTTACGCCCGGACCCGCTTTTTTTGATGGTCTTGGCGCTGCAACGGGGTATGCCTGCGTTCTTTTTATTATTGGCACCATTCGCGAAATTTTTGCTTTCGGAACCTTTTTAAGCCTCCAAGTCATCCCCTTAAGTTGGTATGCTTCCCCCCTATATCCCGATCGCTATGAAAACTCCAATATTATGGCCTTAGCCCCCTCAGCCTTTTTCATCATTGGCGGCATGATTTGGATTTATAATACAATCAATGACCGCACTTCAAGTAGTGTCAAAAAGTAG
- the nqrE gene encoding NADH:ubiquinone reductase (Na(+)-transporting) subunit E, whose amino-acid sequence MWMGPFSMINLLGLLIQTVFIQNILLFYFLGMCSYLACSNKITTAKGLGLAVTIVITLSGTLNWFVHQFVTGPKALSWLSVFGIDGSKIDLSFLEFLIFISVIAAFVQVLEIIIEKFTPSLYRSLGMYLPLITVNCAILGACLFSVVREYPFFANFIYVLGSGLGWWLAIVLIASIREKLSYSNVCPGLKGMGITFVMTGLIALSFMGFTGIALDTISEDDTYPELVSSIERRPSCNLPA is encoded by the coding sequence ATGTGGATGGGCCCCTTTTCAATGATTAATCTGCTCGGATTGCTAATCCAGACCGTTTTTATTCAAAACATTTTGCTTTTCTATTTTTTGGGAATGTGTTCCTATCTCGCCTGCTCAAACAAAATCACAACAGCTAAAGGACTTGGTCTTGCAGTCACAATCGTTATTACCTTATCGGGAACGCTCAATTGGTTTGTCCATCAATTTGTGACAGGTCCCAAAGCGCTCTCTTGGCTCTCGGTTTTTGGAATTGACGGGAGTAAAATCGACTTAAGTTTTTTAGAATTCCTGATCTTTATTTCAGTCATTGCCGCCTTTGTGCAAGTGCTTGAAATCATTATTGAGAAGTTTACCCCATCCCTTTATCGCTCACTTGGAATGTATCTTCCGCTGATTACGGTGAATTGCGCCATCCTTGGAGCCTGCCTCTTCTCCGTTGTCCGCGAATACCCTTTCTTTGCCAACTTTATTTATGTTTTGGGATCAGGTCTTGGGTGGTGGCTTGCGATTGTCCTTATCGCCTCAATTCGAGAAAAATTGAGTTATAGCAATGTCTGTCCGGGTTTGAAGGGAATGGGAATTACCTTTGTGATGACCGGGCTCATCGCCCTTTCATTTATGGGATTTACAGGCATCGCCCTTGATACTATCTCCGAAGATGATACCTACCCCGAACTTGTCTCATCGATTGAACGGAGGCCAAGCTGCAATCTCCCTGCTTGA
- the gcvH gene encoding glycine cleavage system protein GcvH, translating into MKQYTETHEWILVDEGVATIGISHQAQEELGEIVYLELPEIHQELKKDDSAVILESTKAATDIASPLSGTVTEVNEKLLIDLSLINQDPEGEGWLYRLKMD; encoded by the coding sequence ATGAAACAATACACGGAAACACATGAGTGGATTTTAGTCGATGAAGGGGTTGCCACCATTGGTATTTCTCATCAAGCGCAAGAAGAACTCGGTGAAATTGTTTATCTCGAACTTCCCGAGATCCATCAAGAACTAAAAAAAGATGATAGCGCCGTCATATTAGAATCAACCAAAGCAGCCACAGATATTGCATCGCCTCTTTCAGGAACAGTGACTGAGGTGAATGAAAAGCTGCTGATCGATCTCAGTTTAATCAATCAAGACCCGGAAGGGGAGGGTTGGCTATATCGTCTAAAAATGGATTAA